CCACCACCGTTTAGGTGATGTTATGACGATAAACCCGTTAGAAGCTTGGATTTGGCCAGTAGGTTGTACCTGTACTATCCTATATAATCTTCTAAAAATGGAAGAAGTAACGATCACTCGTGAAATGGCAACGCTCATGATGTCAGCAATCTTGTCCGATACTGTGGGTTTCGCTTCACCAACCTGTACGCAAAAAGATAAAGATGCTGTTGAGGCACTTGCTGTCTACGCGGAAGTGACAGATTTAGATACATTTATTAAGAACCTATTGATAGCAAAAACAGATATCAAAGGCCTTAGTGCATCTCAATTGGTTGAAAAAGATCTTAAAGCGTATCCGTTTTTAGGAAAAAATGTCGTTGTTGGTCAGATTGAGCTAGCAACACTTGAGCAAGTTGACGGGATGATTACCGCAATTGAAGATGACCTTCAACGTCGATGCGATGAAGAAGGTTTGTCATTTGCAGCGGTAATGCTTACTGACATCACTTCCGCTACGACACGCTTATTATTCAAAGGTGAGTGGGCCGAGAAACTGGTTAAGCATGAAAAAGATGGCATGCTGATGATGGAAAATACATTGAGTCGTAAGAAGCAAGGTTGGCCTTGGCTTCAGAACGAGCTTTTATAACGGCGTTAATAAAAAGCGATGTAAAGGCGAGGGTGGTAAACCTTCGCTTTTTTTGATCGTAAACCCTAAAAATATCTAAGGTATGTATGACTGATAAACTTGATAGCGGTATGTTGAAAGAAATAAACAATATGGACGCTGATCAGCGAATGAAATATTGCATTAAAGAGATCGCTTCTAGTCGTTGCGTGTGGATTCTTAAAGATGAACACGGATGTGTCATGCTAAATACAGATGATGAAGATTGTGTACCTGTATGGCCAAATGAAGAGTTTGCGACAGAATGGGCGACGGGTGAATGGGAAGATTGTACTGCTGAAAGTATTTCTATCAACAAGTGGCATAGTCGTTGGACGCGTGGATTAGAAGAGGACGAGTTGGCTATTGTCGTCTTCCCTAATATCAATGAAGAAGGCGTTGTGCTTTATCCGGATGAGTTTGACTCAGAACTGAGAAAGCAAGCCCAGAAACTCGATAGAAAATAATACCAAAGGCTATTCTATTTCTTAACTCTACAACCCAAATAAAAAAATTGTAGAGTTAACTTTGTGCTTGTTCTTCTTCGCATTTACTATGCTTTATAGAAGACGTTTCAATAGAACAATGATGCTGTGTTACGAACATCTCTTATAGTTCGGGGCTTTATAAAAGTGACTCTCAACTAACCGCTGAGTAACCGGATGTTCTGGATGAGTTAGAACCTGACTACTTTCACCATATTCCACCACATCACCTTCGTGCATCACCATTACTTTATCAGTTATGTGTTTGATGATGCCAATATGTTGTGATGCATAAACAAATGAAACCCCCATCTCATCTTGAAGCTCGAGAAAAAGGTTGATGATTTGAGAGCGCATTGCCATATCTAAACCATTTAGCGCTTCATCAGCGATAATAATGGAAGGCTGCAAGATTAAAGCGCGCGCAAGGCATACACGTTGTTTTTGTCCGGCTGCCAACATCTGAGGATAGAAATAGGCGTGTTCTGGGAGTAATCCAACACGAACCAAGGTATTTTTGACTCGGCTCATACGTGCTTCTGGTGGCATCTCCGTATTACGTCGTAGCGGTCCTTCTAAGATTCTGCCAATTTGAATCCTTGGATTGAGAGAGCTATTAGGATCTTGAAATATCATGCGGATAAGTTTACAGCGTGTAGAGTAGTCTCCATGTTCTAGCTTATCGCCATTCACTCTAATCTCACCACTCGTTGGTTCGCAAACCCCTGCCAGCATCTTTGCTAGAGTTGACTTGCCAGAACCATTTTGACCAATTAGTCCGAGGGTTTGCCCTGCCTCTAAGGTAAAGCTCAACGGCTTTACCGATTGCTGGATTTTCTTGGTAAATAACCCAGATCGCGTGACAAATTGCTTGGACAGACCGTTAACCTCAAGAAGGGATTCGTTCATTATTTGGTCTCCGTATTAAGCGGGAAATGGCATGAGTATTTATGACCCTTTATTTTTTTAGAATACGGAATCTCGACACATTGCCTCTGTGCGTACGGGCAACGTGGGCCGAGTCGGCAACCAATAGGAAGATGCTGGAGTGCCGGAATAGAACCCGGTAAAGATTGTAGCTTCTGCTTATGAGGTATCCAATTACTAAAGTCCGGCATCGCTTTCAGTAGTGCAATGGTATAGGGATGCTTTGGTGCTTTTAGGATCTGTTCGGTAGCGGCGGATTCGACAGATTGTCCACAGTACATTACGGTGATTCTGGTTGCCCACTGCGTTATTGTTGTCAAGTCGTGCCCAATGAGCAATATGGTCGTGTTGTGCACCTGATTCATGCGACTTAGTAAGCGCAATATTTGCGATTGAGTAATGGGATCCAAGTCATTGGTTGGCTCATCGGCAATCAACAGTCGAGGCTTCGCCGCAATAGCCATCGCTATCATTACTTTCTGGCATTCTCCATCGGTAAGCTCATATGG
This portion of the Vibrio sp. VB16 genome encodes:
- a CDS encoding manganese-dependent inorganic pyrophosphatase; the encoded protein is MIQVVGHKNPDSDSICSALVATELLRARGLEANPIRLGELNRETQYILEQAGVEAPELRTSVAGEKVWLVDYTDVSQAPDDINEAEIIGIVDHHRLGDVMTINPLEAWIWPVGCTCTILYNLLKMEEVTITREMATLMMSAILSDTVGFASPTCTQKDKDAVEALAVYAEVTDLDTFIKNLLIAKTDIKGLSASQLVEKDLKAYPFLGKNVVVGQIELATLEQVDGMITAIEDDLQRRCDEEGLSFAAVMLTDITSATTRLLFKGEWAEKLVKHEKDGMLMMENTLSRKKQGWPWLQNELL
- a CDS encoding DUF2750 domain-containing protein, which encodes MTDKLDSGMLKEINNMDADQRMKYCIKEIASSRCVWILKDEHGCVMLNTDDEDCVPVWPNEEFATEWATGEWEDCTAESISINKWHSRWTRGLEEDELAIVVFPNINEEGVVLYPDEFDSELRKQAQKLDRK
- a CDS encoding peptide ABC transporter ATP-binding protein, producing the protein MNESLLEVNGLSKQFVTRSGLFTKKIQQSVKPLSFTLEAGQTLGLIGQNGSGKSTLAKMLAGVCEPTSGEIRVNGDKLEHGDYSTRCKLIRMIFQDPNSSLNPRIQIGRILEGPLRRNTEMPPEARMSRVKNTLVRVGLLPEHAYFYPQMLAAGQKQRVCLARALILQPSIIIADEALNGLDMAMRSQIINLFLELQDEMGVSFVYASQHIGIIKHITDKVMVMHEGDVVEYGESSQVLTHPEHPVTQRLVESHFYKAPNYKRCS
- a CDS encoding peptide ABC transporter ATP-binding protein, which translates into the protein MPLLDFRHLTIEIETPHGLVKAVDRMSLTIQEGDIRGLVGESGSGKSLVAKAIVGICKDNWRVSADRMRFGDVDLLQLTPKERRKVIAKDVAMIFQEPSTCLDPSEAVGSQLAESIPSKTFQGRWWQRLKWRKKQATALLHKVGIKDHKRVMSSYPYELTDGECQKVMIAMAIAAKPRLLIADEPTNDLDPITQSQILRLLSRMNQVHNTTILLIGHDLTTITQWATRITVMYCGQSVESAATEQILKAPKHPYTIALLKAMPDFSNWIPHKQKLQSLPGSIPALQHLPIGCRLGPRCPYAQRQCVEIPYSKKIKGHKYSCHFPLNTETK